From the Lactuca sativa chloroplast, complete genome genome, the window CGTTCGAACCAATATTTGGGTGTTTTTGCTTGAGCTGTACGAGATGAAAGTCTCATATACAGTTCTCGGAGGGGGGACCGGGCCTATCTCAATAAAGTCTATGATTGGTTTGAAGAACGTCTCGAGATTCAGGCGATTGCAGATGATATAACTAGTAAATATGTTCCTCCTCATGTAAACATATTTTATTGTCTAGGGGGAATTACGCTTACTTGTTTTTTAGTCCAAGTGGCTACAGGATTTGCTATGACCTTTTACTATCGTCCGACCGTTACTGATGCTTTTGCTTCTGTTCAATACATAATGACTGAAGCTAATTTTGGTTGGTTAATCCGATCAGTTCATCGATGGTCGGCAAGTATGATGGTCCTAATGATGATCCTACATGTATTTCGTGTATATCTCACCGGTGGATTTAAAAAACCTCGCGAATTAACTTGGGTTACAGGTGTGGTTCTGGGTGTATTGACTGCATCTTTTGGTGTAACTGGTTATTCCTTACCTCGGGACCAAATTGGTTATTGGGCAGTGAAAATTGTAACAGGTGTACCTGAAGCTATTCCTGTAATAGGATCACCTTTGGTAGAATTATTGCGCGGAAGTGCTAGTGTGGGACAATCCACTTTGACTCGTTTTTATAGTTTACACACTTTTGTATTGCCGCTTCTTACTGCCGTATTTATGTTAATGCACTTCCCAATGATACGTAAACAAGGTATTTCTGGTCCTTTATAGAAAAGAGATAGCATCGATCTTTTGAATTCATCATTTATCACTTG encodes:
- the petB gene encoding cytochrome b6; translated protein: MSKVYDWFEERLEIQAIADDITSKYVPPHVNIFYCLGGITLTCFLVQVATGFAMTFYYRPTVTDAFASVQYIMTEANFGWLIRSVHRWSASMMVLMMILHVFRVYLTGGFKKPRELTWVTGVVLGVLTASFGVTGYSLPRDQIGYWAVKIVTGVPEAIPVIGSPLVELLRGSASVGQSTLTRFYSLHTFVLPLLTAVFMLMHFPMIRKQGISGPL